In a single window of the Streptomyces sp. CGMCC 4.7035 genome:
- a CDS encoding tetratricopeptide repeat protein: MSTQDWDKRIAAAWATFDDYAEAASNSSSAAGGSDFRAMIDALVAELPDDSPLGPFEQACAWDSTGHSDKAVPLYREALARGLDGYRGRRAKIQLSSSLRNTGQAEEGVKLLTPELDAPSDELDGAVRACLALCLSSLGRDREGLSLVLGALAPHLPRYQRSMANYARLLVEPED; the protein is encoded by the coding sequence ATGAGCACACAGGACTGGGACAAGCGCATCGCCGCCGCCTGGGCGACCTTCGACGACTACGCCGAAGCAGCGTCCAACAGCAGCTCCGCCGCGGGCGGCTCGGACTTCCGGGCGATGATCGACGCTCTCGTCGCCGAACTGCCCGACGACAGCCCGCTCGGACCCTTCGAGCAGGCCTGTGCCTGGGACTCGACGGGTCACTCGGACAAGGCGGTGCCCCTGTACCGGGAGGCGCTGGCGCGCGGCCTCGACGGCTACCGCGGCCGCCGGGCCAAGATCCAGCTGTCCAGCTCGCTGCGGAACACCGGGCAGGCGGAGGAAGGCGTCAAGCTGCTCACCCCCGAGCTCGACGCCCCGTCCGACGAGCTGGACGGCGCCGTACGCGCCTGCCTGGCCCTGTGCCTGTCCAGCCTGGGCCGCGACCGCGAGGGCCTCTCCCTGGTCCTGGGCGCGCTCGCGCCCCATCTGCCGCGCTACCAGCGTTCGATGGCGAACTACGCCCGTCTGCTGGTCGAGCCCGAGGACTGA